From the Saccharomyces paradoxus chromosome XIV, complete sequence genome, one window contains:
- the BIO3 gene encoding adenosylmethionine-8-amino-7-oxononanoate transaminase (7,8-diamino-pelargonic acid aminotransferase (DAPA)~similar to YNR058W) — protein MSQEISYTPAVAELLDFDKKHIWHPYTSLRSPLNVYPVKSAHGCKLVLDTDSPVDVEVIDAMSSWWCVIHGYNNPELNEALTNQMLKFSHVLLGGFTHKGAVNLVQKLLKVIDEPPLQYCFLADSGSVAVEVALKMALQSNMSQEATKNRTKFLTIKNGYHGDTFGAMSVCDPENSMHHIYNDRLSENIFAQAPSIVDGLPTSQNGFEDLWNEEDVNDLKKQFELHSGEICAVILEPILQGAGGLRPYHPQFLIEVQKLCNQYDVLFIMDEIATGFGRTGEIFAFKHCQKYQDQRGISPSDQVKVVPDIMCVGKGLTSGYMTMSAVVVNDKVASRISSPNSPTGGCFMHGPTFMGNALACSVAEKSMDILLRGEWRRQVSAIENQIYRELYEYIKNPDNGLIGTVVKRVSVVGAVGIVELYKKTDPEWFQKKFISKGVHIRPFNCLCYIMPPYVITSEELTQVNQVLIEVLHEWKAHINQ, from the coding sequence ATGTCTCAAGAAATTTCATATACACCAGCTGTCGCGGAGCTGTTagattttgataaaaaacaCATTTGGCATCCTTACACGTCATTGAGGTCTCCATTGAATGTGTACCCGGTGAAGAGCGCCCACGGATGCAAGCTTGTGTTGGATACCGACTCACCAGTGGACGTAGAGGTGATCGACGCCATGTCGTCGTGGTGGTGTGTTATTCACGGGTACAATAATCCAGAATTAAATGAGGCTCTTACCAACCAAATGTTGAAGTTTTCTCATGTCCTTCTTGGTGGGTTCACTCATAAGGGAGCTGTGAATCTAGttcaaaaacttttaaaagTAATTGATGAACCTCCTTTGCAGTATTGCTTCCTCGCAGATTCTGGCTCAGTAGCAGTTGAAGTGGCTTTGAAGATGGCTTTACAGTCAAACATGTCACAAGAAGCTACGAAAAATAGGACAAAGTTTTTGACAATTAAGAACGGGTACCACGGTGACACATTTGGTGCTATGAGTGTGTGTGATCCTGAGAATTCTATGCATCACATCTACAATGATCGGCTCAGCGAAAACATCTTTGCTCAAGCTCCCTCTATTGTCGATGGTCTGCCAACCAGTCAGAATGGTTTCGAGGACCTTTGgaacgaagaagatgttAATGATCTCAAGAAGCAATTTGAATTGCATAGCGGCGAGATATGTGCCGTGATTTTGGAGCCTATCCTACAGGGTGCAGGAGGTTTACGACCATATCATCCACAATTCTTAATCGAAGTTCAGAAACTGTGTAACCAATACGACGTTCTCTTTATCATGGATGAGATTGCTACCGGATTTGGTAGAACAGGTGAGATCTTCGCATTTAAGCACTGCCAAAAATATCAGGACCAACGTGGCATCAGTCCTTCCGATCAAGTCAAAGTTGTTCCTGACATAATGTGCGTTGGGAAGGGCCTGACCAGTGGGTATATGACTATGAGTGCCGTAGTGGTCAACGACAAAGTCGCTTCCAGGATCTCTTCTCCCAATAGCCCTACTGGTGGCTGTTTCATGCATGGTCCAACTTTCATGGGTAATGCCTTGGCATGCAGTGTGGCAGAAAAGTCCATGGATATACTGCTACGTGGTGAGTGGAGAAGACAAGTGTCTGCAATTGAAAACCAGATTTACAGAGAACTGTACGAGTACATCAAGAACCCAGATAATGGGCTCATTGGAACTGTTGTCAAACGTGTGTCAGTTGTTGGAGCAGTAGGTATCGTAGAGCTATACAAGAAGACAGATCCTGAGTGGTTCCAGAAGAAGTTTATATCCAAGGGGGTACATATCCGACCTTTCAACTGCCTGTGTTACATTATGCCGCCTTATGTGATCACATCAGAGGAATTGACGCAGGTTAATCAAGTCTTGATTGAAGTCCTACATGAGTGGAAAGCCCACATAAACCAGTGA